In Odocoileus virginianus isolate 20LAN1187 ecotype Illinois unplaced genomic scaffold, Ovbor_1.2 Unplaced_Contig_1, whole genome shotgun sequence, a single window of DNA contains:
- the MAP7D3 gene encoding LOW QUALITY PROTEIN: MAP7 domain-containing protein 3 (The sequence of the model RefSeq protein was modified relative to this genomic sequence to represent the inferred CDS: inserted 1 base in 1 codon; deleted 1 base in 1 codon) has translation MAERAGGGTSLRGLRERMVAAANAIAEERRSQGSFSSVPSQLSNIKSPFKPVIDGSVLKNDIKQRLAKERREEKKRQDDANRETQRLEXRKSKIVYEKQMEEKQRKLREQKEKDEQRRISAEKKRSEMLEEEREKVKAVLHRTLERSSHISRSKRWSWEGCTTINSQNKTVNKHSTSTEKLEQGTCGLHKQMSSTGLQNSVAKKTQEKRRSSSLNRRCSRLPSSTETEQEEEKRPGIHNIIQYVNMPLLRLSGDELKSPIVLRKSTAMMPFQEKVEIPSKTSVGVAHKASVEVLPEVSVEALTKASLDESPQVNMEAPPVESVEAFPEESMKEHPKVSVETLLEVSMKEHSEVNVEALVEESMKEHPEVSVETLLEESMKEHPEVSVETLLEASMKEHSEVNVEALPEESMKEHPAVNVEALAEESMKEHPEVSVETLLEVSMKEHSEMNVEALPEESMKEHPAVNVEALIEESMKEHPEVSVETLLEASMKEHSELNVEALPEESMKEHPEVNVEALAEESMKEHPEVSVETLLEVSMKEHSEVNVEALVDSSPDVSVNPSPEVSIDSSQEMSTEASSEASVDISPEASMETLPRGECRSILRDKHGCTPRGECGGAPKESTKGPSEASVEAPLETSPEVTVEISSKKSEMDEQPSNPITKKRIPPSQIPCYRWSSSPTRRWRPPSPISTSRQIQKNCPLSPSPGMSKQSTQFCFSYKVTPMQRTVLAQNALGTMGMKSKAGSNTINNSETASQKDMICEESGNKGTPGPKNAEEATKILAEKRRLAREQKEKEERLQKEMEQRKMKDVAKKVEEGQEDKFSKFGDGQQPKEMKKRESQEEEDQKVELQKSDAKIKAQEEADKRKKEHERIMLQNLQERLERKKRIEEIMKRTRKPDSNASKAAETLSGDAYEEDEADDEDESESDNDSFDDMHPSATINGMDSSPKPKTHVKNVRNTNKFLDVTSSQIHKEETKAFLNTDMKTFRQKTVKDPLNQTKSTRSSTKRPTNRAAKTGKAETSSTMGPFKSSHSEVQKWMCDQIIDFSRETEPPVSSFPPESPEHQPRGSVTSCSSHQPPIDNKNGSKSVPAPSDM, from the exons CTAATAGAGAGACACAACGACTTG AAAGAAAGTCTAAGATCGTATATGAAAAACAGATGGAAGAGAAACAGCGAAAGCTgagggaacagaaagaaaaagatgaacaacGGAGAATATctgcagaaaaaaagagaagcgaaATGCTAGAGGAAGAAAGG gagAAAGTCAAAGCCGTCCTTCATCGTACACTGGAGAGGAGCAGCCACATTAGCCGCTCAAAAAGATGGTCATGGGAGGGTTGTACAACAATCAATTCCCAAAATAAGACTG TCAATAAACATTCTACATCTACTGAAAAGCTTGAGCAGGGGACTTGTGGATTACACAAACAAATGTCATCTACTGGTCTTCAAAATTCTGTTGCCAAGA aaacacaagaaaaaaggCGAAGTTCATCTTTGAATAGAAGATGTAGCAGACTGCCTTCATCTACAGAAACagaacaagaggaagaaaaacgACCTG GCATCCACAATATAATCCAATATGTAAACATGCCCCTGCTTAGGCTTAGTGGTGATGAATTGAAGAGTCCCATAGTGCTTCGCAAGTCAACGGCGATGATGCCTTTCCAGGAGAAAGTAGAAATACCTTCCAAGACTAGTGTGGGAGTGGCCCACAAGGCGAGTGTGGAAGTGCTCCCTGAAGTGAGCGTTGAAGCACTCACCAAGGCAAGCTTGGATGAATCCCCCCAGGTGAACATGGAAGCACCCCCTGTAGAGAGCGTGGAAGCATTCCCAGAGGAGAGCATGAAAGAACACCCCAAGGTGAGTGTGGAAACACTCCTGGAGGTGAGCATGAAAGAACACTCTGAGGTGAACGTGGAAGCACTCGTGGAGGAGAGCATGAAAGAACACCCTGAGGTGAGTGTGGAAAcactcctggaggagagcatgaaagAACACCCTGAGGTGAGTGTGGAAACACTCCTGGAGGCGAGCATGAAAGAACACTCTGAGGTGAACGTGGAAGCACTCCCGGAGGAGAGCATGAAAGAACACCCTGCGGTGAATGTGGAAGCACTCGCGGAGGAGAGCATGAAAGAACACCCCGAGGTGAGTGTGGAAACACTCCTGGAGGTGAGCATGAAAGAACACTCTGAGATGAATGTGGAAGCACTCCCGGAGGAGAGCATGAAAGAACACCCTGCAGTGAATGTGGAAGCACTCATAGAGGAGAGCATGAAAGAACACCCCGAGGTGAGTGTGGAAACACTCCTGGAGGCGAGCATGAAAGAACACTCTGAGCTTAACGTGGAAGCACTCCCGGAGGAGAGCATGAAAGAACACCCTGAGGTGAATGTGGAAGCACTCGCGGAGGAGAGCATGAAAGAACACCCCGAGGTGAGTGTGGAAACACTCCTGGAGGTGAGCATGAAAGAACACTCTGAGGTGAACGTGGAAGCACTCGTGGACTCATCCCCAGATGTGAGTGTGAACCCATCTCCGGAGGTGAGTATAGACTCATCCCAGGAGATGAGCACGGAAGCATCATCTGAGGCTAGTGTGGACATATCTCCCGAGGCGAGCATGGAAACACTCCCCCGAGGAGAGTGTAGAAGCATTCTCAGAGATAAGCATGGCTGCACTCCCAGAGGAGAGTGTGGAGGTGCT CCCAAGGAAAGCACGAAAGGGCCTTCTGAGGCAAGTGTAGAGGCGCCCCTGGAGACCTCCCCTGAGGTGACCGTGGAAATATCTTCCAAG AAATCAGAAATGGATGAACAGCCCTCAAATCCTATTACCAAGAAGCGCATACCACCATCGCAGATCCCGTGTTATAGATGGTCGTCATCTCCTACAAGAAGGTGGCGTCCACCATCTCCCATCAGTACTAG CAGGCAAATTCAAAAGAATTGCCCCCTATCACCTTCACCTGGCATGTCAAAACAATCgacacagttttgtttttcctataaaGTAACTCCTATGCAGCGTACTGTACTTGCACAAAATGCATTAGGTACTATGGGAATGAAAAGCAAAGCCGGTTCTAACACCATTAACAACTCTGAGACTGCAAGCCAAAAGGATATGATCTGTGAAG AATCTGGTAATAAAGGCACACCAGGACCTAAGAATGCTGAGGAGGCAACAAAGATTTTGGCAGAAAAACGACGCCTTGCTcgtgagcaaaaagaaaaagaagaaagactacAAAAAGAGATGGAACAAAG gaaaatgaaagatGTAGCAAAGAAAGTGGAGGAAGGTCAAGAagacaaattttcaaaatttggagATGGGCAACAACCAAAGgagatgaagaagagagaaagtcaGGAAGAAGAAGACCAAAAAGTAGAACTCCAG AAAAGTGACGCCAAAATAAAAGCTCAGGAGGAGGCTGACAAACGCAAGAAGGAGCATGAGAGGATTATGTTACAGAATCTGCAAGagagattagaaagaaaaaag agaATTGAGGAAATTATGAAGCGGACAAGAAAGCCAGATTCAAATGCCTCAAAG GCTGCAGAAACATTGAGTGGTGATGCATATGAGGAGGATGAGGCAGATGATGAGGACGAATCAGAAAGTGACAATGATTCCTTTGATGACATGCATCCATCAG ctACTATAAATGGCATGGATTCATccccaaaaccaaaaacacatgTTAAAAATGTGAGGAACACTAACAAGTTTTTAGATGTGACTTCTAGCCAAATCCATAAAGAAGAgacaaaagcatttttaaatactGACATGAAAACCTTCAGACAAAAAACAGTGAAAGACCCTTTGAATCAGACAAAGAGTACCAG ATCCTCCACCAAAAGACCAACCAACCGAGCAGCAAAAACTGGAAAGGCGGAAACCAGCAGCACCATGGGACCTTTCAAGAGTTCACATTCAGAGGTACAGAAGTGGATGTGTGACCAAATTATCGACTTCTCAAGAGAGACAGAACCACCTGTGTCCAGTTTCCCTCCTGAGAGCCCAGAACACCAGCCGAGAGGCTCTGTGACATCCTGCTCGAGTCACCAGCCACCTATAGACAACAAAAACGGAAGCAAATCTGTGCCTGCTCCATCAG ATATGTAA